A window of Pseudomonas mucidolens contains these coding sequences:
- a CDS encoding 23S rRNA (adenine(2030)-N(6))-methyltransferase RlmJ, producing MNYRHAFHAGNHADVFKHLTLTRLIALMSRKEQPFAYLDTHAGIGLYDLQGDQANRTGEYLEGIARLWGEADLPALTTDYMRVLHEMNPDGQLRYYPGSPELARRLTRPQDRVLLNEKHPEDGVLLKDNMKGDRRVKVHLGEGWHVPRALLPVPEKRALMLIDPPFEKLDEMQRCAASLKEAVGRMRQTVAAIWYPVKDQRLLRRFYQDLAGTGAPKLLRVELLVHPLDTPNSLNGSGLAIANPPWGLEEELRELLPWLSKKLGQTQGGWQMDWLIAE from the coding sequence ATGAACTATCGTCACGCCTTTCACGCCGGCAACCACGCCGATGTCTTCAAACACCTGACCTTGACCCGCCTCATCGCCCTGATGTCGCGTAAGGAGCAGCCGTTCGCCTATCTCGACACCCATGCCGGGATTGGGCTGTACGACCTGCAGGGCGACCAGGCCAACCGCACCGGTGAGTACCTGGAAGGCATCGCCCGTTTGTGGGGGGAGGCGGACCTGCCGGCGTTGACCACCGATTACATGCGGGTGCTGCACGAGATGAATCCGGATGGTCAATTGCGCTACTACCCCGGCTCGCCAGAGCTGGCACGGCGCCTGACCCGGCCTCAGGACCGTGTGTTGCTTAATGAAAAACACCCGGAAGACGGCGTGCTGCTCAAGGACAACATGAAAGGCGACCGACGGGTCAAGGTCCACCTGGGAGAAGGCTGGCATGTGCCACGGGCGCTGCTGCCGGTACCGGAAAAACGTGCCCTGATGCTGATTGACCCGCCGTTTGAAAAACTCGATGAGATGCAGCGCTGCGCCGCCTCCCTCAAGGAGGCCGTGGGGCGTATGCGCCAGACCGTTGCTGCGATCTGGTACCCGGTCAAGGACCAGCGCCTGTTGCGTCGCTTCTATCAGGACCTGGCCGGCACCGGTGCGCCGAAGTTACTGCGAGTGGAGTTGCTGGTGCATCCGCTGGACACACCCAACAGCCTGAATGGCTCCGGCCTGGCGATTGCCAATCCGCCCTGGGGTTTGGAAGAGGAGTTGCGTGAACTGCTACCGTGGCTGTCCAAGAAGCTTGGTCAGACCCAGGGCGGATGGCAAATGGACTGGCTGATCGCTGAGTAA
- the putP gene encoding sodium/proline symporter PutP codes for MSVSNPTLITFVIYIAAMVLIGLMAYRSTNNLSDYILGGRSLGSVVTALSAGASDMSGWLLMGLPGAIYMSGLSESWIAIGLIIGAYLNWLFVAGRLRVQTEHNGDALTLPDYFSSRFEDKSGLLRIISAVVILVFFTIYCASGIVAGARLFESTFGMSYETALWAGAAATIAYTFIGGFLAVSWTDTVQATLMIFALILTPIIVLLATGGVDTTFLAIEAKDPTSFDMLKNTTFIGIISLMGWGLGYFGQPHILARFMAADSVKSIAKARRISMAWMILCLCGTVAVGFFGIAYFSAHPEVAGPVTENPERVFIELAKLLFNPWIAGVLLSAILAAVMSTLSCQLLVCSSALTEDFYKAFLRKGASQLELVWVGRIMVLLVALIAIALAANPENRVLGLVSYAWAGFGAAFGPVVLISVLWKGMTRNGALAGILVGAITVIVWKQFELLGLYEIIPGFLFASIAIYLVSKQGEPTAGMVERFAAAEKDYNLNK; via the coding sequence ATGAGCGTAAGTAATCCAACCCTGATCACATTTGTGATCTACATCGCGGCAATGGTGCTGATCGGTCTCATGGCCTATCGCTCCACCAATAACCTTTCCGATTACATTCTGGGTGGTCGCAGCCTCGGCAGCGTCGTCACCGCACTCTCGGCTGGCGCCTCGGATATGAGCGGCTGGTTGTTGATGGGGCTGCCAGGCGCCATCTACATGTCGGGCCTGTCGGAAAGCTGGATCGCCATCGGCCTGATTATCGGTGCTTACCTGAACTGGCTGTTTGTTGCCGGTCGCCTGCGGGTGCAGACCGAGCATAACGGCGACGCGCTGACGCTGCCGGACTACTTCTCCAGCCGTTTTGAAGACAAAAGCGGGCTGCTGCGGATTATCTCCGCGGTGGTGATCCTGGTGTTCTTCACCATCTACTGCGCTTCCGGCATCGTTGCTGGTGCCCGTCTGTTTGAAAGCACCTTCGGCATGTCCTACGAAACGGCGCTGTGGGCCGGTGCAGCTGCGACGATTGCCTACACCTTTATCGGTGGTTTCCTGGCAGTGAGCTGGACAGATACCGTGCAAGCCACGCTGATGATCTTCGCGTTGATCCTCACGCCGATCATCGTGTTGCTGGCTACCGGTGGTGTCGACACCACGTTCCTGGCCATTGAAGCGAAGGATCCGACCAGTTTCGACATGCTGAAAAACACCACCTTCATCGGCATTATCTCGCTGATGGGCTGGGGCCTGGGCTACTTCGGCCAGCCGCACATCCTGGCACGCTTCATGGCGGCGGATTCGGTGAAGTCGATTGCCAAGGCGCGTCGCATCTCCATGGCCTGGATGATCCTGTGCCTGTGCGGGACCGTGGCTGTCGGTTTCTTCGGCATTGCCTACTTCTCGGCGCACCCGGAAGTCGCGGGCCCGGTAACCGAAAACCCTGAGCGGGTGTTCATCGAACTGGCGAAGCTTCTCTTCAACCCATGGATCGCCGGTGTCTTGCTGTCAGCTATCCTGGCTGCCGTAATGAGCACCTTGAGCTGCCAGCTGCTGGTGTGCTCCAGCGCCCTGACCGAAGACTTCTACAAGGCTTTCCTGCGTAAGGGCGCGTCCCAGCTCGAGCTGGTCTGGGTCGGCCGGATCATGGTGTTGCTGGTTGCGTTGATCGCCATTGCCTTGGCGGCGAACCCGGAAAACCGTGTACTGGGCCTGGTGAGTTACGCCTGGGCTGGTTTCGGTGCGGCCTTCGGTCCAGTGGTCCTGATCTCGGTCCTGTGGAAAGGCATGACCCGCAACGGCGCACTGGCCGGTATTCTGGTCGGCGCGATCACTGTGATTGTATGGAAGCAGTTCGAGCTGCTGGGCCTGTACGAAATCATTCCGGGCTTCCTGTTCGCCAGCATTGCAATCTACCTCGTGAGCAAGCAGGGCGAGCCTACGGCCGGTATGGTTGAGCGCTTTGCCGCTGCCGAGAAAGACTACAACCTCAACAAGTGA
- a CDS encoding putative bifunctional diguanylate cyclase/phosphodiesterase, which yields MKSQPDVARTASEVVTQLPVPSRLGMLRFERLNEASWALLYLDPNCERQFGLPAVELCSLIGSPYASLMEPQVRYQLHDTIQQQLGASPHYLVRYTLHTQGGPLSVLELGEAYKQHNRHLLRGYLMVVEGLFNGSAPMPAIDLEDQNSRLQIALELNQRAQQEQLQHLERVRAQQELILLLARQRYCTNNPLQEAAELITRSACDIYQIDCASLWNLEGQRLLPISAYQRAKQQHHLPEPIDAGGFPDYLEALQTSRAIDATNATRDPRTREMVESLRPMDIHAMLDASIRVDGQVVGVLCLEQSGSTREWLTDEIAFAGELADQFAQVINNHKRRAATSALHLFQRAVEQSANAFLLVNCDGIVEYVNPSFTAITQYSTEEVHGHRLAQLPALENLSELLFDAPSSLAKSNSWQGEFKSRRKNLEPYWGQLSISKVYGDNRELTHYIGIYEDITQSKLAQQRIERLAYTDNLTNLGNRPAFIRNLDERFARDSDAPISLLLVDIDNFKRINDSLGHQTGDKLLISLARRLRNSLSAGGSLARFASNEFAVLLDDTDLEAGQQMASQLLATLDKPMFVDNQLISVTGSVGLACAPLHGRDPQTLMRNAGLALHKAKANGKHQVQVFTEVLNAEASYKLFVENNLRRALTQNELDVFYQPKLCLRSGRLLGMEALLRWNHPEKGMIRPDQFISVAEETGLIIPIGKWIARQACRMSKQLSAAGMGNLQVAINLSPKQFSDPDLVASIATILKEEQLPANLLELELTEGLLLEATEDTRLQLDQLKSFGLTLAMDDFGTGYSSLSYLKKFPIDIIKIDRSFIHEIPDNQDDMEITSAVIAMAHNLKLKVVAEGIETAAQLAFLRRHRCDVGQGYLFDRPIPGAELLDKLRRYPRGPIA from the coding sequence ATGAAAAGCCAACCCGATGTCGCCCGAACGGCGTCCGAGGTCGTGACGCAATTACCGGTGCCTTCGCGCCTCGGTATGCTGCGTTTCGAGCGGCTGAATGAAGCAAGCTGGGCGCTGCTGTACCTTGATCCCAATTGTGAACGCCAGTTCGGTTTACCCGCAGTGGAGCTGTGTTCGCTGATCGGTTCGCCCTATGCCAGCCTGATGGAGCCACAAGTCCGCTACCAGCTGCATGACACCATTCAACAGCAACTGGGCGCCAGTCCGCATTACCTGGTGCGCTATACCCTGCACACCCAGGGCGGACCATTGAGCGTGCTGGAGCTGGGGGAAGCCTACAAACAGCACAATCGCCATTTGCTGCGCGGTTACCTGATGGTGGTGGAAGGTCTGTTCAACGGCTCCGCGCCGATGCCCGCGATCGACCTTGAAGACCAGAACAGCCGCTTGCAGATCGCTCTGGAGCTCAACCAGCGCGCGCAACAGGAACAACTGCAACACCTGGAGCGAGTACGTGCCCAGCAGGAACTGATCCTGCTCCTGGCCCGGCAACGCTACTGCACCAACAATCCCCTGCAAGAAGCTGCCGAACTGATCACCCGCAGCGCCTGCGACATTTACCAGATCGACTGCGCCAGCCTCTGGAACCTGGAAGGCCAGCGCCTGCTGCCTATCTCGGCCTACCAGCGGGCCAAACAGCAACACCATCTGCCGGAACCGATCGATGCCGGCGGCTTTCCCGATTACCTGGAAGCGCTGCAAACCAGTCGGGCCATCGACGCCACCAACGCGACGCGGGATCCGCGCACCCGGGAGATGGTCGAAAGCCTGCGCCCCATGGATATTCACGCCATGCTCGATGCCAGCATCCGCGTCGATGGCCAGGTGGTCGGCGTGCTGTGCCTGGAACAAAGCGGCAGCACCCGGGAATGGCTGACGGATGAGATTGCCTTTGCCGGCGAACTGGCGGACCAGTTTGCCCAGGTCATCAACAACCACAAGCGCCGTGCCGCCACCAGTGCCCTGCATTTGTTCCAGCGCGCGGTAGAGCAAAGCGCCAATGCCTTTTTGCTGGTCAACTGCGACGGCATAGTGGAATACGTTAACCCCAGCTTTACGGCGATCACCCAGTACAGCACCGAAGAAGTCCATGGTCACCGCCTGGCACAACTGCCGGCATTGGAGAACCTCAGCGAACTGCTGTTCGACGCACCCTCGAGCCTGGCCAAGAGCAACAGCTGGCAAGGCGAATTCAAAAGTCGACGCAAAAACCTCGAACCCTACTGGGGCCAGTTGTCGATCTCCAAAGTCTATGGCGACAACCGCGAACTGACGCATTACATCGGCATCTACGAGGACATCACCCAGTCCAAGCTGGCCCAGCAGCGTATCGAACGCCTGGCCTACACTGACAATTTGACCAACCTGGGCAACCGCCCGGCGTTTATCCGCAACCTGGATGAGCGCTTTGCCCGGGACAGTGACGCCCCCATCAGTCTGTTGCTGGTGGACATCGACAACTTCAAGCGGATCAACGACAGCCTCGGCCATCAGACCGGCGACAAACTGCTGATCAGCCTGGCCCGCCGCTTGCGCAACAGCCTCAGCGCCGGTGGCAGCCTGGCGCGGTTTGCCAGTAATGAGTTCGCGGTATTGCTGGACGACACCGACCTCGAGGCCGGCCAGCAGATGGCCAGCCAATTGTTGGCGACCCTGGACAAGCCGATGTTCGTCGACAACCAGTTGATCAGCGTCACCGGCTCCGTGGGCCTGGCCTGCGCGCCGCTGCACGGTCGCGACCCGCAAACCCTGATGCGTAACGCAGGCCTGGCCCTGCACAAGGCCAAGGCCAACGGTAAACATCAGGTGCAAGTGTTTACCGAGGTGTTGAATGCAGAGGCCAGCTACAAGCTGTTCGTCGAAAACAATCTGCGCCGCGCCCTGACCCAGAACGAGTTGGACGTGTTCTATCAGCCCAAGTTGTGCCTGCGCAGCGGGCGCCTGCTGGGCATGGAAGCATTGTTGCGCTGGAATCACCCGGAAAAAGGCATGATCCGCCCGGACCAGTTCATCAGCGTCGCGGAAGAGACCGGCCTGATCATCCCCATCGGCAAATGGATCGCACGCCAGGCCTGCCGCATGAGCAAACAGCTGAGCGCCGCCGGCATGGGCAATTTGCAGGTGGCGATCAACCTGTCGCCCAAGCAGTTCTCCGATCCGGACCTGGTGGCGTCCATCGCCACCATCCTCAAGGAGGAACAATTGCCGGCCAATCTGCTGGAGCTTGAGTTGACAGAGGGCCTGCTGCTGGAGGCTACCGAAGACACGCGCCTGCAACTGGACCAGTTGAAGAGTTTCGGCCTGACCCTGGCCATGGACGACTTCGGCACCGGTTACTCATCCCTGAGTTACCTGAAGAAATTTCCTATCGATATCATCAAGATCGATCGCAGCTTTATCCATGAAATCCCGGACAATCAGGACGACATGGAAATCACCTCGGCGGTGATCGCCATGGCCCATAACCTCAAACTCAAGGTCGTCGCCGAAGGCATCGAGACGGCCGCGCAACTGGCGTTCCTGCGCCGCCATCGCTGTGACGTCGGCCAGGGCTACCTGTTCGACCGGCCAATCCCGGGCGCCGAGTTGCTGGACAAGCTCAGACGCTATCCTCGCGGGCCAATCGCCTGA
- the putA gene encoding trifunctional transcriptional regulator/proline dehydrogenase/L-glutamate gamma-semialdehyde dehydrogenase, producing the protein MATTTLGVKLDDPTRERLKAAATSIDRTPHWLIKQAIFNYLEKLEGGATLTELNGSGSKDMDDAGEVQADHAHQCFLEFAESILPQSVLRASITAAYRRPEPEVVPMLIEQARLPAEMAEATNKLAASIAEKLRNQKSAGGRAGIVQGLLQEFSLSSQEGVALMCLAEALLRIPDKGTRDALIRDKISTGNWHPHLGNSPSLFVNAATWGLLLTGKLVSTHNEAGLTSSLSRIIGKSGEPMIRKGVDMAMRLMGEQFVTGETIAEALANASKFESKGFRYSYDMLGEAALTEHDAQKYLASYEQAIHSIGKASHGRGIYEGPGISIKLSALHPRYSRAQYERVMDELYPRLLSLTLLAKQYDIGLNIDAEEADRLELSLDLLERLCFEPKLTGWNGIGFVIQAYQKRCPYVIDYVIDLARRSRHRLMIRLVKGAYWDSEIKRAQVEGLEGYPVYTRKVYTDVSYVACARKLLSVPEVIYPQFATHNAHTLSAIYHIAGQNYYPGQYEFQCLHGMGEPLYEQVVGKISEGKLNRPCRVYAPVGTHETLLAYLVRRLLENGANTSFVNRIADQSISIQELVADPVASIEQMATLEGGFGLPHPRIPLPRDLYGSDRANSAGIDMANEHRLASLSCALLATAHNNWKAAPMLGCESSNEVASPVLNPSDHRDVVGHVQEATVADVDNAIQCALSAAPIWQATPPAERAAILERAADLMEGEIQPLMGLLAREAGKTFANAIAEVREAVDFLRYYAVQARNDFSNDAHRPLGPVVCISPWNFPLAIFSGQVAAALAAGNPVLAKPAEQTPLVAAQAVRLLLEAGIPEGVLQLLPGQGESVGARLVGDERVKGVMFTGSTEVARLLQRNVAGRLDAQGRPIPLIAETGGQNAMIVDSSALTEQVVIDVVSSAFDSAGQRCSALRVLCLQEDSADRVIEMLKGAMAECRLGNPERLSVDIGPVIDAEAKAGIEKHIQGMRDKGRTVYQVAIADSEEVKRGTFVMPTLIELESFDELQREIFGPVLHVVRYKRKEIDQLIGQINASGYGLTLGVHTRIDETIAKVIDNVNAGNVYVNRNIVGAVVGVQPFGGEGLSGTGPKAGGPLYLYRLLSTRPTDAIEQSFVRADTLVAPDVRLRDAMSQPLTALKTWADSNQFSDLSTLCVQFAAQSQSGITRQLAGPTGERNSYAILPREHVLCLADVEGDLLAQLAAVLAVGSSAVWPESDLTKALFTRLPKEIQAKIQRVADWTKDEVIFDAVLHHGDSDQLRGVCQQVAQRGGAIVGVHGLSSGETGIALERLVIERALSVNTAAAGGNASLMTIG; encoded by the coding sequence ATGGCTACGACCACCCTTGGGGTCAAACTCGATGACCCAACCCGCGAACGCCTCAAGGCGGCCGCGACCTCCATTGATCGCACGCCGCACTGGCTGATCAAGCAGGCGATTTTCAATTACCTGGAGAAACTCGAGGGTGGCGCAACCCTGACCGAGCTCAATGGTTCGGGCAGCAAGGATATGGATGACGCCGGCGAGGTGCAGGCCGACCACGCCCATCAGTGCTTCCTGGAGTTCGCTGAAAGCATCCTGCCGCAATCGGTCCTGCGCGCCTCGATCACCGCCGCTTACCGCCGTCCTGAGCCGGAAGTGGTGCCGATGTTGATCGAGCAGGCTCGCCTGCCCGCCGAAATGGCCGAAGCGACCAACAAGCTGGCGGCCTCGATTGCCGAGAAACTGCGCAATCAGAAGAGCGCCGGTGGCCGTGCAGGCATTGTTCAAGGCCTGCTGCAGGAATTCTCCCTGTCATCCCAGGAAGGCGTGGCACTGATGTGCCTGGCCGAAGCGCTGTTGCGCATTCCGGACAAAGGCACCCGCGATGCGTTGATCCGCGACAAGATCAGCACCGGTAACTGGCACCCACACCTGGGCAACAGTCCATCGCTGTTCGTCAACGCCGCCACATGGGGCCTGCTGCTGACCGGCAAACTGGTGTCGACCCACAACGAAGCAGGCCTGACGTCGTCCCTGAGCCGCATCATCGGCAAGAGCGGCGAGCCGATGATCCGCAAGGGCGTCGACATGGCCATGCGCCTGATGGGCGAACAATTCGTTACCGGTGAAACCATCGCTGAAGCCTTGGCCAACGCCAGCAAATTCGAATCCAAGGGCTTCCGCTATTCCTACGACATGCTCGGTGAAGCCGCACTCACCGAACACGACGCCCAGAAGTATCTCGCATCCTACGAACAAGCCATCCATTCCATCGGCAAGGCTTCCCACGGTCGCGGCATTTACGAAGGTCCGGGCATCTCCATCAAACTGTCGGCCCTGCACCCACGCTACAGCCGCGCCCAGTACGAACGCGTGATGGACGAGCTGTACCCGCGCCTGTTGTCCCTGACGCTGCTGGCCAAGCAGTACGACATCGGCCTGAATATCGACGCTGAAGAAGCCGACCGTCTGGAGCTGTCCCTGGATCTGCTGGAGCGTCTGTGCTTCGAGCCGAAATTGACCGGCTGGAACGGCATCGGCTTCGTGATTCAGGCTTATCAGAAGCGTTGCCCGTATGTGATCGACTACGTGATCGATCTGGCACGCCGCAGCCGTCACCGCCTGATGATCCGCCTGGTAAAAGGCGCGTACTGGGACAGCGAAATCAAGCGTGCCCAAGTCGAAGGCCTGGAAGGCTATCCGGTGTACACCCGCAAGGTATACACCGACGTTTCCTACGTTGCCTGCGCACGCAAGCTGCTGTCGGTACCGGAAGTTATCTACCCGCAGTTCGCCACGCACAACGCCCATACCTTGTCGGCCATTTATCACATCGCCGGCCAGAACTATTACCCTGGTCAGTACGAGTTCCAATGCCTGCACGGCATGGGTGAGCCGCTGTACGAACAAGTCGTGGGCAAGATCTCCGAAGGCAAGCTGAACCGTCCGTGTCGCGTGTACGCACCGGTCGGCACCCACGAAACACTGCTGGCCTACCTGGTACGTCGACTGCTGGAAAACGGCGCCAACACCTCGTTCGTCAACCGTATCGCCGACCAATCCATCTCGATCCAGGAGCTGGTGGCCGATCCGGTGGCCAGCATCGAGCAAATGGCTACGCTGGAAGGCGGTTTCGGCCTGCCGCACCCGCGTATCCCGCTGCCGCGTGACCTGTATGGCAGCGACCGCGCCAACTCGGCCGGCATCGACATGGCCAACGAACACCGCCTGGCATCGCTGTCCTGTGCCTTGCTGGCCACCGCCCACAACAACTGGAAAGCCGCGCCGATGCTGGGCTGCGAGTCCAGCAATGAAGTGGCATCGCCAGTGCTGAACCCCTCGGATCACCGCGATGTCGTGGGCCACGTACAGGAGGCGACTGTCGCCGACGTCGACAACGCGATCCAGTGCGCCCTCAGCGCCGCCCCGATCTGGCAGGCCACCCCGCCCGCCGAACGCGCCGCGATCCTGGAACGTGCCGCTGATCTGATGGAAGGCGAGATCCAGCCACTCATGGGCCTGCTGGCCCGTGAAGCAGGCAAGACCTTTGCCAATGCCATCGCCGAAGTGCGTGAAGCCGTGGACTTCCTGCGTTACTACGCAGTGCAGGCCCGCAACGATTTCAGCAATGATGCGCACCGTCCTCTGGGCCCGGTTGTTTGCATCAGCCCGTGGAACTTCCCGCTGGCCATTTTCAGCGGCCAGGTCGCTGCCGCACTGGCTGCAGGCAACCCGGTACTGGCCAAGCCTGCCGAGCAGACGCCACTGGTGGCCGCGCAGGCCGTGCGCCTGCTGCTGGAAGCCGGCATTCCTGAGGGCGTGTTGCAACTGCTGCCAGGCCAGGGCGAAAGCGTCGGCGCACGCCTGGTGGGCGATGAGCGCGTCAAGGGCGTGATGTTCACTGGCTCCACCGAAGTCGCGCGCCTGCTGCAACGCAATGTCGCCGGCCGCCTGGATGCACAAGGCCGCCCAATCCCGCTGATCGCCGAAACCGGTGGCCAGAACGCGATGATCGTCGACTCGTCGGCACTCACCGAACAAGTGGTCATCGATGTCGTTTCCTCGGCCTTCGACAGCGCCGGTCAACGCTGCTCGGCCCTGCGCGTACTGTGCCTGCAGGAAGATTCTGCTGATCGCGTCATCGAAATGCTCAAGGGCGCGATGGCTGAATGCCGTCTCGGCAACCCTGAGCGCTTGTCCGTGGACATCGGCCCGGTGATCGACGCCGAAGCCAAGGCCGGTATCGAGAAGCACATCCAAGGCATGCGCGACAAAGGCCGCACGGTGTACCAGGTGGCGATTGCCGACAGCGAGGAAGTCAAGCGCGGCACCTTCGTGATGCCGACCCTGATCGAGCTGGAAAGCTTCGACGAGCTGCAACGTGAGATCTTTGGCCCGGTACTCCACGTCGTGCGCTACAAGCGCAAGGAAATCGACCAGTTGATCGGCCAGATCAATGCTTCCGGTTATGGCCTGACCCTGGGCGTGCACACCCGTATCGACGAAACCATCGCCAAGGTGATCGACAACGTCAATGCCGGCAACGTCTACGTCAACCGCAACATCGTCGGTGCCGTGGTCGGCGTGCAGCCATTCGGCGGCGAAGGCTTGTCGGGTACCGGTCCGAAAGCCGGCGGCCCGCTGTACTTGTACCGCCTGTTGTCGACGCGTCCTACCGATGCGATCGAGCAATCCTTCGTACGCGCCGACACCTTGGTTGCACCGGATGTACGCCTGCGGGACGCCATGAGCCAGCCGCTGACAGCCCTGAAAACCTGGGCCGACAGCAACCAGTTCAGCGACCTGAGCACCCTCTGCGTGCAGTTCGCCGCCCAATCGCAAAGCGGTATCACCCGCCAACTGGCTGGCCCGACCGGCGAGCGTAACAGCTACGCCATTCTGCCCCGCGAGCACGTGTTGTGCCTGGCGGACGTGGAAGGCGACCTGTTGGCGCAACTGGCGGCTGTACTGGCCGTGGGTAGCTCGGCGGTATGGCCGGAATCTGACTTGACCAAGGCACTGTTCACACGCTTGCCGAAGGAAATTCAAGCGAAGATCCAGCGTGTAGCCGACTGGACCAAAGACGAAGTGATCTTCGACGCGGTCTTGCACCACGGCGACTCCGATCAACTGCGTGGGGTTTGCCAACAAGTGGCCCAGCGTGGCGGCGCCATTGTCGGGGTTCACGGCCTGTCTTCGGGTGAGACCGGCATTGCGCTGGAACGCCTGGTGATCGAGCGTGCGCTGAGCGTCAACACCGCTGCGGCGGGTGGTAACGCCAGCCTCATGACCATCGGCTAA
- the msrA gene encoding peptide-methionine (S)-S-oxide reductase MsrA, producing MVLRSEILVNKNVLPTQEQALPGRETPMALPQTHFVNGNPLLGPFLDDVGFAIFGLGCFWGAERKFWQRDGVVSTVVGYAGGYTPNPTYEEVCSGLTGHSEVVLVVYDQAKVKYEDLLKMFWELHNPTQGMRQGNDIGSQYRSVIYATTPEQLAAAQASAQAYQQELSKAGLGEITTQIDEAPTVYFAEAYHQQYLAKNPQGYCGIGGTGVTCPI from the coding sequence ATGGTCTTGCGTTCGGAAATTCTGGTGAACAAAAACGTGCTGCCTACTCAAGAACAAGCGTTGCCTGGGCGTGAAACCCCGATGGCCTTGCCACAGACCCACTTCGTCAATGGCAACCCGCTGCTCGGGCCCTTCCTCGATGACGTAGGGTTCGCGATCTTCGGCCTGGGTTGCTTTTGGGGTGCGGAGCGCAAATTCTGGCAACGCGACGGCGTGGTCAGCACCGTCGTTGGCTACGCTGGTGGCTACACGCCGAACCCGACCTATGAAGAAGTCTGCTCGGGCCTGACCGGCCACAGCGAAGTGGTGCTGGTGGTGTATGACCAGGCCAAGGTCAAGTACGAAGACCTGTTGAAGATGTTCTGGGAACTGCACAACCCCACCCAGGGCATGCGCCAGGGCAATGACATCGGCAGCCAGTATCGTTCGGTGATCTATGCCACCACCCCTGAACAACTGGCGGCGGCGCAAGCCAGTGCGCAGGCCTATCAGCAAGAACTGAGCAAAGCCGGTCTAGGCGAGATCACCACGCAAATCGATGAAGCGCCGACCGTGTATTTCGCCGAGGCGTACCACCAGCAGTATCTGGCGAAAAACCCGCAAGGCTACTGCGGTATCGGCGGCACAGGCGTGACCTGCCCGATCTGA